The following are encoded in a window of Fulvia fulva chromosome 7, complete sequence genomic DNA:
- a CDS encoding Mitochondrial genome maintenance protein — protein MNWTASRHAVAGLVALVEAPLCRHPVHRACRRAALQSRAVSTTARRWQQPAAAPTTPSPSRAAVNTAQVANELSPSDESEPRRSLTEGLDDPPPVLGEDEKQVDWTRSFHGLSAAPFAKEQSDILQQRLEFNDIEIKPDGIVYLPEIKYRRILNQAFGPGGWGLAPRGETIVTGNIVTREYGLVAGGRLISIARGEQQYFDPDGIPTATEGCKSNALMRCCKDLGIASELWDPRFIRKFMAEMGKEMMVEHVVTKKRRKHWMRKDDDLKYPLKEVTFPGQSSPVGNTQSGGVAPKAATAYKSATASPSATNTVNRVLPKKPVATASS, from the exons ATGAACTGGACGGCATCGCGACACGCCGTCGCTGGCCTCGTCGCCCTGGTAGAAGCGCCATTATGCAGACACCCTGTACATCGAGCTTGCCGGCGAGCGGCACTCCAATCGCGCGCGGTATCGACGACTGCCCGGAGATGGCAACAACCAGCAGCAGCGCCAACGACCCCATCCCCATCGCGAGCAGCAGTGAACACAGCGCAAGTCGCAAACGAGCTATCTCCGTCAGACGAGTCGGAACCACGGCGATCATTGACGGAAGGCCTGGATGATCCACCGCCAGTACTCGGCGAGGATGAGAAGCAGGTCGACTGGACGCGATCATTCCATGGCCTCTCCGCAGCGCCTTTCGCCAAAGAGCAGTCCGACATTCTGCAGCAGCGCCTAGAGTTCAACGACATCGAGATCAAGCCAGATGGCATTGTATACCTGCCCGAGATCAAGTACCGCCGCATCCTGAACCAGGCATTCGGACCAGGCGGATGGGGGCTTGCGCCACGCGGAGAGACGATAGTCACAGGCAACATCGTTACGCGAGAGTATGGTCTCGTCGCTGGCGGAAG ACTGATCAGCATCGCCCGCGGCGAACAACAATACTTCGACCCCGACGGCATCCCCACCGCCACTGAAGGCTGCAAATCCAACGCCCTCATGCGCTGCTGCAAGGATTTGGGCATCGCATCCGAGCTCTGGGATCCTCGCTTCATCAGGAAGTTCATGGCGGAGATGGGTAAAGAGATGATGGTGGAACACGTTGTGACCAAGAAGAGGAGGAAGCACTGGATGCGAAAAGATGATGATCTGAAGTATCCATTGAAGGAGGTTACTTTCCCAGGGCAGAGCTCGCCGGTTGGGAATACACAGAGCGGTGGTGTGGCGCCCAAGGCGGCGACGGCGTACAAGTCGGCAACGGCGAGCCCGAGTGCGACGAATACGGTGAACAGGGTACTGCCGAAGAAGCCTGTCGCCACGGCGTCATCATAG
- a CDS encoding Cytochrome oxidase assembly factor 4, whose translation MSNTQKGQTDATKPDEDDEADEWDKRIFSTGCSDENATLNDCFRDKKDWRACKDEMEAFKQCWKRQGNEQRTDSKDV comes from the exons ATGTCGAACACGCAGAAAGGCCAGACAGATGCTACCAAGCCCGACGAAGATGATGAAGCTGATGAATG GGACAAGAGAATCTTCAGCACTGGCTGTTCAG ACGAGAACGCGACTTTGAATGACTGCTTTCGGGATAAGAAGGACTGGCGAGCTTGTAAAGACGAG ATGGAGGCCTTCAAGCAATGCTGGAAGCGGCAGGGCAATGAGCAGAGGACAGACTCGAAGGATGTCTGA